A window of the Vigna angularis cultivar LongXiaoDou No.4 chromosome 3, ASM1680809v1, whole genome shotgun sequence genome harbors these coding sequences:
- the LOC108324124 gene encoding uncharacterized protein LOC108324124, whose amino-acid sequence MSELLTTLSKKIAVDTIIRDTFDKVVVLRFGRASDLTCLQQDHILSKAARDVSKFATVALVDVDSEDIQVYVKYFDITLIPSTVFFFNAHHMKMDYGTADHTKWIGAFLSKQDFIDVVEAIFRGAMKGKLIVNSPLPPERIPKFQILYKDV is encoded by the exons ATGAGTGAGCTCTTAACAACCTTGTCGAAGAAGATAGCGGTGGATACCATCATCAGAGACACCTTTGATAAGGTTGTGGTCCTCCGTTTTGGTCGTGCCTCTGACCTTACCTGTCTCCAGCAAGATCACATT CTTTCTAAGGCCGCTAGGGACGTGTCTAAGTTTGCAACTGTGGCGTTGGTTGATGTTGACTCGGAGGACATTCAGGTCTATGTCAAGTATTTTGACATCACTTTGATACCATCTACGGTGTTCTTTTTCAATGCCCATCACATGAAAATGGATTATGG GACTGCTGATCATACTAAATGGATTGGTGCTTTTCTCTCAAAACAAGATTTCATTGATGTTGTAGAG GCAATATTCAGAGGAGCAATGAAGGGAAAGCTAATTGTTAATTCTCCTCTCCCGCCTGAGCGTATACCAAAATTTCAGATACTATACAAGGATGTCTGA